ATATTCATTCTGTTTAAAACCAACAAAAACAAGATTTTTTGCATCAAAAATCTGACTATCAGGATAAAAAATACCATAGGCGAATAAGTAACGACCAGGCAAAAGCATAGAACGCATGCTGCCAGTGGCGTCGGGATAGCCTTCTTCAAAATTTTGAATAATTTTAGCGTATGCCATGGCAGACAATTTTACTAAAAATTCACGACCGTCTGAAGTTTTCAAGCCAAACGTGTCTTCAGATTCATTGAAACTAGTAACATACCCGGCGATTAGATCAGAAAAAGAAAAACTTGTGGTGGATGACATATTGATTTATTCTTAAAAACAAAAAGTGGGAAATTAAAATAAGCTACTCATTTGTTAATGTTGAGACTTTTCAATTTCATCAACAAAAACCTTCATGAATTGATCGACAATACCAGGATGTTTGGCAGTGATTAAATTACCATCAATGACCAAATCTGCTGTCGCTTCACCTTCATAGATAACTTCAGCACCCGCATTTTCAACATCACAAATAATATTGTGAGCACAGGTTACTTTTTTGCCTTGAATCAAGTCGGTATCAGCACAAAATAGCCAAAGACTATGGCAGATTGCTCCTAATTTAACATTCGAAGCTTGGGTCGCTTTACGGAGAAAATTAACTGCTGGGGCTTGATTTTTCTGGCCCTTCTTAACGTTCACTTGATATCGCAAGCGGTCCATTGCGTAAGCGCCAATACAAATAATACCTCGGTAGTCTTCTGGTAAAATGTCATTGACTTCTGTCGTCACAGTAACAGAATATTCAATTTTGTTATTTTCAGGGTTAGAGCTAAAAGAAAGCTCTGCATTACCCCATAAGTGAGATATGTACTCTACGTCATATCCATGCTGTGGAAAATAATCATTAAAACGATGGAATTCAGTGCCATCAAAATGTTCTTCGATAAGAACGCCAATCTTGCCTTTATTATCCATGGTAAAACTTTTTAGGTAACTCGAAGTTTAATCTTGAAACAAGTGCTCAAAGGAAAATAAAAAACATTTCCACCAAGGCTACTGTGACTTGTATTTTTCAGCTGCTGCTTAGAAAAAATGTTGAAGTTAAAATCTTTTTGGGTTTGTGCTTCTCTTCCACAAGAAATTTTGAATATGATCAAAACTAGCTTAATCTAGGGTGATTAATGTTAAAAGCTCATCGGGAGCAAAAACATCTCTGTAGAAAGTAAGTTGTTCTGTTTTGAGATAACAACCCCCACGGTGCCCTCGACGAACCCAGGTGACATTTCCTTTTGCAAGGGTTTCGTTCGTTGCGTCATCTACGCACTTCCATTCAAAGTAAGTATGTTCTCCAGAAAAGAGAACAATAGGCCAGCACATGGTGACATCGGGTTGAGAGATCAAGGCCCACCAATGCTTTTCTCTTTCTTGTTGTTCACTTAAGCCATAGTAAGGCCCGTCTTGGCATAAGTAAACTAAATCATCGCGATATTCCCCAGTCAAAATGTCTCCGCGCCCTTGTCTTAATGCTTCACAATGGGTCGGCCACCATTCTTTATTTTCCTGTTCAATTTGTTTGAGAGAGTAGTGATCGTTAATCGCAGGCAGTTGTGGTTCTTTCATTGCCACGATTTCTTCAGCGTCGCGAATAAGCTTTGTGGCTAGTTCGGCAGAGACTAAGCCAGGGCGAGAGTAATCTGCTGATAAATCTTGATAGTAACTAATCCGTTTCATATGATATCTAGATTAAATGTCAGTAGTAACAAATGAAAAATTAAAGATTTACTTTTCTCCGGGAGGAAAAAATTCATTGAAAACGCCAAAACAGCCTGCCACTTTATTAAATCCGGCATAGGGACATAAAAAAAGCAACAATTCTTCTATCTCTTCTTTTGTTGCACCTTGTTTGACAGCCATATCAATATGGGCACCAAATGGAGATCCTGGCCCTAATTGTTCTTGGTTGACTACGTCAATAGCGATTGTGATTAAAGCTTTTGTTTTTTGATCAATGAGTGGTAATCCCCAGGCTTCTCCGGCAACACGGGTAACAAAGTCGCCAAATTTTGGATTTAAGGATTTCAATTTTTCCTGCAAATCAAAATCGTCAAGAACCGCATTTTCAAATGCTGTATTCTCCATGTGATACTCTCTGGTTGTCTCAAAAAATTATGGTAGAGCAAATCTTAGTTGTTAGATTATGTCGCCTATTTGTTGGGCTACTGAATATGCTCACCAATAAGATTAGCTCAGACAACAACTGAAGAATATTAAGAAAACCTTTCGTTTTAAAGGTGTTTGTTTGTAGAGAAAATATCTATTAAGCAAGGTCAAGAAAAGTTAAATTTTTCTTGCTCTTGTCAAAGTCTTCTCAAAAAAGAGGCCGCCAAGAACTGCAGCCAAAATCATCTATAGATTCTGAACTTTAGTGTAATTGAGGGAAAAAATAATAGAGCGGTAATTTATTTTTAGTGTTTAAAAAGGTAGTGACCGATGAAGATGACTCGATCATGGCACAGCGAACACTGATGCATATGGGCCGGCTTAGTCAAGGAACTTGATTGCGGTGATTTGCTTGGCTAGCTTGACTGGACAAATTTTAGGATCTCTCAACTATAAAGCGCTTCAGAAGAAAGAAATGATAGGTAAACAAAAAAAGGCGATCGCCTCAGGACCGCCTCAAAAAATCAATTAAGCCAAAGGAAGAAAGCTGGTTAGCTTGCTTCGGTGTTTCCGGGGATCAACCGCAAGAACGCATCAAAATCAGCGAGAGCATTGTTGTATTCTGTCGTTGTCGCTGTTCCGTTGCGATCTTGGGCGGCAGCGTCGAGGCGCTCTAGGTGCGCAAAAATCTCATTGATGAGATCCTTTGCTGCCTTTTGATCATTGGGCAATAGGGTATTGGCCAGATAGGTCAGGTCACGACGCAGGAAGCCAAAAGGCCCATGGATGTAGGTACGAGCATTGGTCCAGTTATTAGCCTGGACAAATTCACCAAGGGTTTCCATACCTTGGCGTGCTTCACTGACGGGGGTCAGATAAATTTGAATTTGAGCGATTCGGTCGGGGGTGTAGGTGTCAGGAACTTTGACCGAGGGGCCAGAGCAACTGACGAGAAAGGTGGTGATTACCACTAACAGCAAGGACAAAACTGACCGCAAACGTAGCATCATGGTTATGTATTAAAGCTTAATGACGTTATCAGGTTTTCAATTGCCAACATCATCTCACAAATGGGACGGAGATTAGGTTTTCCCCCAAGGCCATTCATATTTTTTTATGGCTGATGCCCCGGTTCTACGCTAAAAATTCACTCAATTGGGGGGCGATCGCCTCCGGAAAATGTTCTTGGGGATAATGTCTTGCCTCGGGCAGATCAAACCATTGGTGGGATGTTTCTGCTTGTATCCAAGTTTTGAGTAATTCACCATCTAACCAGGGATCTTGATTCCCCCAGAGGAATAGAGTAGGGGCTGTATGGGCCTGCAATTTTGCTTTCAGTTCTGGCAACACCTGGGCAAAATCAAATCGCTTGACCGTCGCCATCAACGCCCGGCCCACAGCGGAACTGGTTAAAAAAGGTTGGCGATAAACGGCTAGATCCTCATCGGCAATCACAAAGCCGCTGCCTTTCTCGAGGGTGCGGTCTACCAATAATGGGTCCTGGGTGAGCATATCCCCTGCGAGGGGTAAACCCCACTGTTGCATCGGCCAGGGAAGCTTACTACCAGGCAGGACAGGACTATTGAGAATTACCAGGCGATCGCATAATTGCGGTTCATTTAGGGCAAACCCAATTCCCACATGGCCAAGAAAACCTTGGGTGACAATGTGACAACGCTCAATGTCCAAGGCTTTGAGAAAATCTTTGAGGGCCCCTTGGAAAGCATCAGCTCGGTAAGAGAACTCCCGGCTGCTGGGATAGCTAGAAAAACCCGACCCAGGCCAATCAGGGGCCAAACAATAGAAGTTTGCTGCCGCCAGCCGCTTCATCACAGCCCGCCAACCATAACTATGGGATGGCAACCCATGGAGAAATACAATCGGTAAGCGGCCATTGTCTAATTTTTCAGTTTCTCGGTAGAACCAAGTGAGGTTTCCAACGGTGATTTTCTGTTCGGCGATCGCCATGGTTTTGTTTGCCCCTATCAACAACAGGTAAAGCTTTCACTGTGGCATACTCTTTCCCCAAATTGAAGTTCAGAGGCCAAGGCTAATATTCCAGCAGAGAGATGCTATCTTTTTGGGGAATTGAATCAATGCCAGTGATCCCCGTGGAAACCAAATCTTCACCCCTACTCTTCATTCAGAAGCCCTCTGGAACCCAGCTTTTGGGTCTTTTGACAGGCCTCCTAATCTGTCTGTCTCTACTCATTCCGCTCTGGGAACCCACAGATATCATCCCCCTTTGGATTCCGGTGCTTGTGTCCGCAGGATTTGCTGGGGCCTTGGGCTTTTGGTTAGTGCCTCTGTTACGCCGTCTAAAAACAGGCCAAATTATTCGAGAAGAAGGCCCCCAAGCTCACCTCAAAAAGGCGGGAACCCCCACCATGGGAGGACTCATTTTTCTGCCTGTGGGACTCATTACTGGTGTACTTTTCGCGGGGTTTAACCCGGAGGCGATCGCCATCGCTTTGGTCACCCTTGCCTATGGGGTCATTGGCTGGGTAGACGATTGGCAAGTGTTGCGCCTGAAATCCAATAAAGGGATTTCCCCCCGGATGAAACTGATCCTGCAAATTGTGATCGCCATTGTTTTTTGTATTTGGTTAGCTCTCACCACCCCAGAGCTAACGACAATTACCTTTTTTGCAGAATTGAGTCTTCCCCTGGGTTTTCTATTTTGGGCCTTAGCTGGATTTGCCATGGTTGCCGAAAGCAATGCCACCAATCTTACCGATGGTGTCGATGGTTTGGCTGGGGGCACTGGGGCGATCGCCTTCCTGGGCATTGCCGCCCTTGCTCTACCAGAACATGCCGGTGTTAGCTTACTCTGTGCTTGTCTGAGTGGCGCTTGTCTCGGGTTCATTTATCACAATCGCAACCCAGCCAAAGTATTCATGGGTGATACTGGTTCCCTGGCCCTTGGGGGCGGTTTGGCCGCGGCCGGAATTCTCACTGGAAATATTTGGGGCCTGCTCATCATCAGCGGTATTTTTTGCATTGAGGCCGTCTCAGTAATCGCCCAAGTCAGCTACTACAAAGCCACAAAAGACGAACATGGCCAAGGCAAACGTCTCTTCAAAATGGCTCCCATTCACCACCACCTAGAACTCAGTGGCTGGCCCGAAACCCAAATCGTTGGTGCATTTTACTTAATCAATTTTGGCTTGGTTCTTCTCTGTTTCATCCTGACATGAACTACTCGCCGGCTGGAATTGTTGAATCATCACATAAAAGATGCTTCATTACGAGGGCTGAGAAAGTACCATTGTCGCCTTTTAGACTTCTCTGGTAGCCCTTTAAAAATCAAATCACCGCGCTAAAATTAGAGGTGCAATTTTTCCAATTCCCCAGCGATCTATGACCCTCCTTTCTCCTATCGCCAAAGCATCACGCAAAGAATCGGGTCGCACTGTTGGCCGAGGGATCAGGCCCTGGGGAATTATGTTTATGGCCAGTGTTGTTTTAATCGGTGGCCTGGGCTCACGACTGGCCTTTTTGCAACTGGTCAAGGGCGACGAACTACAGCAAACTGCCCGCAGTAACAGTGTCCGGATCGCGCCGAAACCCCCGATCCGAGGCAATATGTTTGATCGCAATGGCAAAGTGCTTGCCACGACCAAACTCGCCCATGCCATTTATATCTGGCCCTTAGCTCGCACCAAACCCGATTGGCCGAAAACGAAACAATTGCTTTCCCAATTGGTGGGGATCTCGCCGGCTGAAATTGAAAAACGCCTCAAGTCCCAAGATATTTACGCCACCGAACCTTTGGCGATCGCCCGTAATTTGACCCTTGCCCAGGTCACAGCGATCGAAGAACATCACCAGACCCTTGAAGGAGTCGAGGTGATTATTGAGCCCGTACGGTATTACCCACAAGGTAACACCGCTTCCCATGTGCTTGGCTATACCCGAGAGCTCACCCCCGAAGAATTCGAAGCCAGACGGGCCGAAGGATATCGCCTCCAGGATTACATCGGCAAACTGGGTTTGGAATCTTCCCTGGAAACTCGCCTGCGGGGTCAGTGGGGTGGCCAAGAAATCCAAGTTGACCGGGATGGTCGTTTCGTCCAAATCCTCGGAGAAAAACCAGCCCAAGCTGGCGAAGATATCCATCTGACCATTGACGCAGACCTCCAAAAGGTCGCCCAAGATGTCTTAGGTAATCGCAACGGGGCAATTGTGGCGATCGATCCTCGTAATGGTGATGTCCTTGCCATGGCAAGCTATCCAGACTTTGACCCCAATATTTTTTCTGACCGCATCTCCCCAGAAAAGTGGGCTGCTGTCACCGCGAAAGGAGACCCTTTTATTAATCGGGCCCTCCGGGGCTTTCCCCCTGCATCCACCTTTAAAGTCGTTACCGCCGCCGCCGGGATGGAATCTGGGAAATATCCAGCCAATGTCGTCCTCAGTACAACCCCCTATTTAGCCGCAGCAGGGGTGCGTTTTTATGAATGGAATCGGTCTGGTTTTGGGGCGATCGGCCATGTACGAGCAATGGCCTGGAGCAGTAACACCTTTTTTGGGCAAGTCGGCCGGGGTGTTGGCGGAGAAACCCTAATTGATTGGGCCCGGCGGTTTGGGTTCGGCCAGCGCACAGGCATTGAACTAGGCGAAGAAACCTCCGGCCTAATCCCAGATGATGATTGGACCCAAGAACAGCTCGATCGCCCCTGGAACCTCGGCGATACAATCAATATGTCAATCGGTCAGGGTCTTACTTTAGCGACCCCCCTCCAGGTGGCCCAGATGTTTGCTGTAATGGCCAATGGCGGGTATCTCGTAAGCCCCCACTTAGTCCAAACAGACACGCCCCAAAAAACCTCCCTTAACCTAGAACCCCGCACCCTAGAAACCATTCGCGCTGGACTACGGGCTGTTGTCACCAGTGGTACAGGAACTGTACTCAATGTGCCTGGGATCCCAACAGCAGCAGGCAAAAGTGGCACAGCAGAAGCCCCGCCCCGCGAAAACCATGCTTGGTTTGGCGCTTTTGCCCCCTATGAAAATGCAGAAATTGTTGTTGTAGCCTTTGCAGAACACTCTGGCGGCGGTGGCGGCTCCGTGGCCGGGCCGATGGTGCACGATGTGATGACCGCTTATTTCGAGCTCAAGGAAAAGGCAGAAAATCCGACTGTTGAAACCCCAGAAACACTGGAGTAAGACCCAGAAGAAGCAGTTAAAAATGTATCTTTTACCTACATTTATGTTACATTTCTAAACATAGGCACAACACAATACCTAATATTGTCAAGATAGAATCAAGTGGCGCCGCAACCCCTAGTTTCACCCGCCAAACTGAATTCAGCCTCCTGAGTCCTTCTAAAAAAATACCTGTAGACTGAGCACTTAAATGTACCGACATATCTTGAGCTATGGATGATAAAGGCAAGCCATAAAGTCGCTCATGTAAAAAGAATCAAAAATTTCTGACCACCCATTAATAAGCCATTTACAGTTCTACCTGTAACCCAAAAGAAAATCTTTAAAAGCCTTACCTATCCCTCGGAAAACATGACCTCGCACAATACCAATTTCCAAAATTTCAACTCGTCCGGCGATTCGGAATCTAAAAATCGGGACTTAGTGACAATTCTGGTTATTGAAGATGATGCCATTATTCGCAAACTTACCCAAAAGATTTTGACGAATGCTGGTTATATCGTGGTTGAAGCCAGTAATGGTGAAGAAGGGGTCCGCCTGGCGGCAGACTACAGCCTTGATCTCATTATCTGTGATGTCATGATGCCTGGCCTCAATGGTTATGACGTTTTGGCACAACTTCAGCAGCAAGAAGAAACGAAAATGATTCCGTTTATTTTCTTGACGGCCCAAGCTGAAACTGGGCAACTGCGTCGGGGCATGATTTCGGGAGCGGATGACTATCTAGTCAAGCCGATTCGAGCTGCAGAGCTTCTCAAAGCCGTAGAAGTGCGCCTCAAAAAATACACAAGGGTCAAACAGTACTACGCTGAACAGCTCGATCAGCTGAATGCCAAGGATACCCTGACAGGGTTGCCCAATCCGAGTAGTGTCGAGGATGCATTTCAACAAATTATTTCCCAGTTTCCCGCCGATCTAGATAGTGACGCCATTCCTCCCACCGCCCTTCTTTCGATTAGCATTGATCGCTTTCCCCTGCTGAATGAATATCTCGGCCATGGGGTAGTGCGCCAGCTCATAAAACGTGTGGCTGTCCGTCTTCAAGGTGTTTTAGAAAAATATGGCTTGATTGCCAGTCTGAATACATCAGAATTTTGTGCTTTACTGAAGCCCCTAGAGCACCGCTATGAAGTGACTGGTATTGCCCGGGAGCTCTTAGATGTCTTTAGTGAGCCTTTTGCGATCGAAGGGCATCAAGATATTTTTGTCAGTCTCAGTGTTGGGATTGCCCTCTATTTTAGAGATGCGTTCACCCTTGACGAACTCTTAAACCACGCCCACACAGCCATGGTGAGAGTCCAACAGCAAGGAGGGAATCAATCGGCTTTTTACTCTGTCGCAATGAATGTGGGGCGCTTTAATGCAGTATCCCTCGAATCTGATTTGAGACAAGCCATTGAGAACAATGAACTGGAAGTTTTTTATCAACCGAAAGTTAATCTGCAAACAGGCAAAGTTGTTGGAGCGGAAGCTCTCTTGCGTTGGTTTAGCCCAACCCGCGGCCTAGTTTCACCCAATCAATTTATCCCCCTGGCAGAAGAAACTGGTTTAATTATTCCGATTGGTGAATATGTTTTAGATGAAGCTTCTAGTCAGTTGCGGCGCTGGCAAATGGCTGGTTTAAAAGATTTTTACATGTCTATTAATCTTTCGGCAAAACAGTTTACCCAGCTCAATCTTCACCATCGTCTCAGTCAAATTATTATCAATAACCAACTGCAACCTCAGGATCTGCAGCTAGAGCTCACGGAAAGCACTTTAGTAAATAATGGGGATGCGTCGATACGCCGCCTCAAAGCTCTCCGCTCTCTGGGAATTAAAATTGCCCTCGATGATTTTGGGACTGGTTATTCTTCTTTGAGCTATCTCCAACAATTTACCTTTGACACTCTTAAAATTGATCGTTCCTTTATTCATAAAATCCATGAAAATAATGTGAATGCAACGATCATTAGTTCCATTATCGATATGGCTCATAAACTGGGTTTAAAGGTCATTGCTGAGGGGGTTGAGGAACAGGCAGAATTAGAATTTTTAACACAGTTTGAGTGTGATGAAATTCAAGGTTTCTTATTTAGTCGTCCGATTCGCGCGGGAGAATTCTTGAGTTCCCCCTTTATTGACTTGGACACTCTATCCCAGACAGTCTAGGGTTGCGGTCATTGGCGATCGCCTAAGCAGCAACAGAACCAATCCAAACAAAAAGCAAGGCCAAAAATCAGTCAGGTCTTGCTTTTTTGTGTATTTTTAGCGAGATGGTGCCAACTGAATACTTTGGACAGCAGGTAATAATAAACCTGCTTGGGGTTGGGGATTATTCGGAATCAGAGTGCCGGGCAGGCAAGGGCCCAGTTGAAAATTGACTGCCTGGGGACGGGGACGCCAACCAGGAGGGCAAGTGCCGGGAGTCGGTTTAGCTTGGGCTTGGGGCAAAACAGGTGTAATCGTTCCGGGCATGCAAGGGCCGAGTTGAAAATTGACCGCTTGGGGACGGGGAACCCAACCAGGGGGGCAAGTACCCGGCACGGGTGAAAGCGGCGAAGCATTGGCCCCAAGGCTATTTCCCATTAGAATCATTGCCCCAAGTAGTAAGCCTTGACCGACAGAGCGTTTGGTTAGTTTCATGAAATTTTCTCCAGATGAATTATTTGGGTTCGTGCGTTTATGTAGTCACTGGAAAAATTAACTGACGCAGTGCTCGTTGCCTGGAGCTGGGTTTATTCGGAGTGGTAAGCAATGAAAGAAGGCAGTCAGCGCGCTTTAAAACTTTAGGGCTTGAGCTGTTTTAGCCAGCTGAATAAATTCACTGCGATAGCCTTCTAAATCTTCTCCTTTGCTGCCTTGGGCCAGGGCTAGGACTTGATCAAAAGAACTTTCGCCACGGTAGGGAGAATCTCGCAACAGCATCCCAAATTCCGCCACCGCCGCTGCAAACCGGAAATCTAGAGAGGCTTGATCCAAGGGTTTACTGTCATTGGCGATCGCCTGGCTGATCAGTTCAGAACTATCCCCAGTGGGTGCTTTGTAGCGGAGCTTTAGCTGCAGTAGTTCCCCTGAAAAATCGCTGGCGATCGGTTGACTTTCCTGATATTTCAACTCATCTAGTACAGGGAGATCCGCGGGCGAATCGACGCCCACTGGCACAATTTCATAGAGAGCGGTCACCGTATGACCTGCCCCCAATTCCCCCGCGTCCTTCGTATCATCGTTAAAATCTTGAGCCGCCAACAGGCGATTTTCGTAACCCAACAGACGATAGGCTTGCACCTGAGCCGGGTTAAATTCCACTTGAATTTTTACATCCTTTGCCAGGGTTAAAAGCGTACCGCCCATTTCCGTAACGAGCACCTTTTTCGCTTCGAGAATATTGTCGATGTAAGCATAATTGCCATTGCCATTGTTCGCCAATTGCTCCATCTTGGCATCTTTCAGATTACCCGTGCCGAATCCTAATACCGTCAAGAAAATATCCTGCTCTCGCTTTTGTTCAATCAAACGAATTAGCTCAGCATCACTGGACATCCCCACATTAAAATCACCATCGGTAGCCAGAATAATCCGGTTATTGCCGTTATCAATAAAATTTTCTGCAGCTTCGCGGTAGGCCAGTTCAATCCCTTCACCGCCCGCCGTCGAGCCGCCTGCCTCTAAACTATCCAAAGCCGCGAGGATCGTCTCTTTTTCTGCCCCAGAGGTGGAAGGTAGCACCAAACCCGCTGCTCCGGCATAAACCACAATCGAGACGCGATCTTCTGGGCGCAGTTCATTTACCAATAGGCGAAAAGCTGATTTAAGGAGGGGCAATTTATCTGGCGAATCCATCGACCCCGACACATCGAAGAGAAACACCAAATTACTCGGGGGTAAGGCCGCATTTTCAATGTCTTGCCCCTTAATGCCAATGCGGAGCAGTTGATGCTGGGGTTGCCAGGGGGCTTGGGAGAGTTCTGTGCTGATTGAAAATGGTTTGTCGCCTGGGTTCGGGTAGTCATAGGTGAAATAGTTGATCAATTCTTCGAGGCGCACCGCATCGGGGGGCGGCAACTGACCATCATTTAAAAAGCGCCTTACATTGCTATAGGCTCCAGAATCCACATCAAGGGCAAAGGTAGACAGCGGTTCTGCCTGCACTAATTGGAATGGATTATCGCGAATTAGGTTGTAATCTTCTTGGGACGGTTCTGGAACCTCTTGGGGAATTTCCCCATCGGGGGGCGGCGCCAGAGGCATGGCTTCTGTTTCGGCCACCTGGGGGGCCATGGTATCTAAGCCCATTTCGGGATTTCTCTGGGAGGCCATCTGACAACCAAGTAAAATCTGACTGCCTAACAGACAACCACTGAGGAGTACGGTTAAGGAACGCTGGGGCGACGGGTTTCGGAATGATGAAGCGGCCATGGGCTGACCTCCAGAGGCGGGATTTTCTTCAACGTAACACCGTATTTTGGGGCGATCGCCTCAATTCAAAAAACTGTAACGGCAGGACTAAATGGAGATTGAATCCCTAAGGCAATCGTGGGGTAGAATGAAACACGCTCAATGCCAGTGCTTGCCATGTCCCTCAGTCTCTACAACACGCTCCACCGCCGCTCTGAACCCTTTGAACCCCTCGAAGCGAACCAGGTGCGGATGTATTGTTGTGGGATCACCGTCTATGACTATTGCCACCTAGGTCACGCACGGACTTGCCTAACTTGGGACGTGGTGCGGCGTTATTTGCAGTGGTCGGGCTATGCGGTGCGCTACATCCAAAATTTCACTGATATTGACGACAAAATTCTCAATCGGGCGCGCCAGGAAAATAGTTCCATGGAGGCGATCGCCGAAAAATTTATCGAAGCTTATTTCGAGGATATGGCAGCGCTACATATCCAGCCCGCCGATGAGTATCCCCGGGCGACCCACAGTTTAGATGGCATCCAAAAGCTGATCCATGACCTGGAACAACGGGGCTTTGCCTATGCCTCCCAGGGAGATGTGTACTATGCCGTGCGTAAATTCGAGGGCTATGGGAAACTCTCTGGCCGCAAATTAGACGATATGCAAGCAGGGGCCAGTGGCCGGGTGAATGAAGACCCCGATGCCCCGAAAAAACAAGATCCCTTTGATTTTGCCCTTTGGAAAGCCGCTAAAGAGGGAGAACCCGCCTGGGATTCCCCCTGGGGGGCAGGTCGCCCCGGTTGGCACATCGAATGTTCGGCGATGGTGCGCGATCGCCTCGGAGAAACCATTGATATCCATGTGGGGGGCAGTGACTTGATTTTTCCCCACCACGAAAACGAGATCGCCCAATCGGAAGCCGCCACTGGCCATCCCCTGGCGAAATATTGGCTGCACAATGGCATGGTGAAGGTGGAAGGGGAAAAAATGTCCAAATCCCTCGGTAACTTCATCACGATTCGGGATTTGCTCGAAAAATATGACCCGATGGCGGTGCGTTTGTTTATCCTCCAGGCCCACTACACCAAGCCCCTGGATTTCACCGATGAAGCCCTCAGCGCTGCCACCAAGGGTTGGGAAACTCTTAACGAGGCGCTCCTATTTGGGGAACAGTTAGACACCAATAACATTGCCGCCGACAAGGGCATCCTGACGAAATTTAAGGCGATCGTTGACAATGACCTGAATTTTTCTGGCGGCTTGGCGATCCTCTTTGAACTGGCCAAGGAACTGAAAAAAGAAAAAAATATTCTTGTCCACGAAGGTAAACTCCAGCAAAATCCGCAAATTCTTGCCTCCCTCTGGCTCACCCTCAAGGAATTAGCCGATATCCTCGGTTTTGTCCCGGAAGTGAAGCAACAGACCAATAATTTAACGGACGCCGAAATTGAAGACTTGATCCAACAGCGTAAGGATGCCCGCGCCAATAAAGACTATGCAGAAGGCGATCGCCTGCGGGATTTACTGGCCGAAAAAGGAATTATTCTCGTAGACAAGCCCGGCGGCGTTACCGAATGGCATCGGGAATAAAGAACATTTTCACTGAGGCAAAATCCCATGACTGATTTCTTTGGGTTCGAGCAAGATTTCATTGCATCCCTCCGCTGCATCCCGATGATCATGCGCTACAAACTGGATACCTGTGGCGTCAAAATGAAACTCGACCATTGGCACAAGTTCACAGAGGCCGAAAAAACCCAGCTCATTCAAATGCCCTGTGAAACCCCTGCTGAAGTGCAGCTCTACCATGAAACGCTCCAAAAACTGATCACCGCCAAAACAGGCACACCGGCCAAAGTCCTCGATATTGACCCACATCCCCCCTGGTTGCAAACAGAAATTCCGGCCCAAGTGCGAGAAAAAGCCCAAGCTTGCGCTGTCGAAATTACGTCAACCCAATGGCAGAGCTTAAGCCCCCTACAACGATTTGCTTTGTTGAAATTGAGTCGTCCCAGTCACGAAAACCATAATTTTGTTCCGGCTCTAAAGGAATTTAGTATTT
The nucleotide sequence above comes from [Synechococcus] sp. NIES-970. Encoded proteins:
- a CDS encoding penicillin-binding protein 2; amino-acid sequence: MTLLSPIAKASRKESGRTVGRGIRPWGIMFMASVVLIGGLGSRLAFLQLVKGDELQQTARSNSVRIAPKPPIRGNMFDRNGKVLATTKLAHAIYIWPLARTKPDWPKTKQLLSQLVGISPAEIEKRLKSQDIYATEPLAIARNLTLAQVTAIEEHHQTLEGVEVIIEPVRYYPQGNTASHVLGYTRELTPEEFEARRAEGYRLQDYIGKLGLESSLETRLRGQWGGQEIQVDRDGRFVQILGEKPAQAGEDIHLTIDADLQKVAQDVLGNRNGAIVAIDPRNGDVLAMASYPDFDPNIFSDRISPEKWAAVTAKGDPFINRALRGFPPASTFKVVTAAAGMESGKYPANVVLSTTPYLAAAGVRFYEWNRSGFGAIGHVRAMAWSSNTFFGQVGRGVGGETLIDWARRFGFGQRTGIELGEETSGLIPDDDWTQEQLDRPWNLGDTINMSIGQGLTLATPLQVAQMFAVMANGGYLVSPHLVQTDTPQKTSLNLEPRTLETIRAGLRAVVTSGTGTVLNVPGIPTAAGKSGTAEAPPRENHAWFGAFAPYENAEIVVVAFAEHSGGGGGSVAGPMVHDVMTAYFELKEKAENPTVETPETLE
- a CDS encoding hydrolase, alpha/beta fold family, producing MAIAEQKITVGNLTWFYRETEKLDNGRLPIVFLHGLPSHSYGWRAVMKRLAAANFYCLAPDWPGSGFSSYPSSREFSYRADAFQGALKDFLKALDIERCHIVTQGFLGHVGIGFALNEPQLCDRLVILNSPVLPGSKLPWPMQQWGLPLAGDMLTQDPLLVDRTLEKGSGFVIADEDLAVYRQPFLTSSAVGRALMATVKRFDFAQVLPELKAKLQAHTAPTLFLWGNQDPWLDGELLKTWIQAETSHQWFDLPEARHYPQEHFPEAIAPQLSEFLA
- the mraY gene encoding phospho-N-acetylmuramoyl-pentapeptide-transferase — protein: MPVIPVETKSSPLLFIQKPSGTQLLGLLTGLLICLSLLIPLWEPTDIIPLWIPVLVSAGFAGALGFWLVPLLRRLKTGQIIREEGPQAHLKKAGTPTMGGLIFLPVGLITGVLFAGFNPEAIAIALVTLAYGVIGWVDDWQVLRLKSNKGISPRMKLILQIVIAIVFCIWLALTTPELTTITFFAELSLPLGFLFWALAGFAMVAESNATNLTDGVDGLAGGTGAIAFLGIAALALPEHAGVSLLCACLSGACLGFIYHNRNPAKVFMGDTGSLALGGGLAAAGILTGNIWGLLIISGIFCIEAVSVIAQVSYYKATKDEHGQGKRLFKMAPIHHHLELSGWPETQIVGAFYLINFGLVLLCFILT
- a CDS encoding carboxymuconolactone decarboxylase, with product MENTAFENAVLDDFDLQEKLKSLNPKFGDFVTRVAGEAWGLPLIDQKTKALITIAIDVVNQEQLGPGSPFGAHIDMAVKQGATKEEIEELLLFLCPYAGFNKVAGCFGVFNEFFPPGEK
- a CDS encoding hypothetical protein (conserved hypothetical protein), encoding MMLRLRSVLSLLLVVITTFLVSCSGPSVKVPDTYTPDRIAQIQIYLTPVSEARQGMETLGEFVQANNWTNARTYIHGPFGFLRRDLTYLANTLLPNDQKAAKDLINEIFAHLERLDAAAQDRNGTATTTEYNNALADFDAFLRLIPGNTEAS
- a CDS encoding ThiJ/PfpI, which gives rise to MDNKGKIGVLIEEHFDGTEFHRFNDYFPQHGYDVEYISHLWGNAELSFSSNPENNKIEYSVTVTTEVNDILPEDYRGIICIGAYAMDRLRYQVNVKKGQKNQAPAVNFLRKATQASNVKLGAICHSLWLFCADTDLIQGKKVTCAHNIICDVENAGAEVIYEGEATADLVIDGNLITAKHPGIVDQFMKVFVDEIEKSQH